Proteins from a genomic interval of Sporolactobacillus sp. Y61:
- the menD gene encoding 2-succinyl-5-enolpyruvyl-6-hydroxy-3-cyclohexene-1-carboxylic-acid synthase gives MEHAKIMTAYLRSVIHSCIKNGISDVVISPGSRSTPLALLFAEYREIHMYLDIDERSAAFLALGMAKARRRPVALLCTSGTATANYYPAIIEAYYARVPLVVLTADRPHELQDAGAPQTIDQVNMYGSHVKRFDEIEIPEQDLSLLDHTRRLCTRAIATAMRRPRGPVHLNVPLRQPLLPARGSLKDFQAEDRTVHVSPGEPVLPEHELNDYVQLIGRAKRGVIICGEVESTGFRKAISSFSERLGFPILADPLSQLRCGAPLVRHVVDCYDTFLRDEKAASALCPDLIIRFGAVPVSKGLKLWLKRQEAACLVIDSGQRWRDPDQLATHMIYCDETWFCSALSNRLDGKEDTNWLKHWEAINETAKFVNSEYMQDDSLTEMNVFARLLNRLVPSGASLFSGNSMPIRELDTFLFTSDRDVRLFANRGANGIDGVVSTAVGVSLVLKRTVLLIGDLSFFHDMNGLLAAKQNKADLTIILINNDGGGIFSFLPQATRPEYFERLFGTPHGMDFAHAAHLYGAHYKKASDMPTFEKAFADSMTRKGVTIIEVPADRSENVRDHQRMHARVHDRLAQLRWD, from the coding sequence TTGGAACATGCTAAAATCATGACCGCCTATCTCCGGTCGGTTATTCATTCCTGTATAAAAAATGGGATAAGCGACGTGGTGATCAGTCCGGGTTCCCGCTCTACACCGCTTGCTCTGCTATTTGCTGAATACCGGGAGATCCACATGTACCTTGATATAGACGAACGTTCTGCGGCTTTTCTTGCCCTTGGTATGGCAAAAGCCAGGCGAAGGCCTGTCGCTCTGTTGTGTACATCGGGAACGGCCACGGCAAATTATTATCCGGCCATCATTGAAGCTTATTATGCAAGGGTTCCGCTCGTTGTCCTGACGGCCGACAGACCACATGAACTGCAGGACGCCGGAGCACCTCAGACCATTGACCAGGTGAACATGTATGGCAGCCATGTCAAGCGATTTGATGAGATTGAAATCCCTGAACAGGATCTGAGTCTGCTGGATCATACGCGAAGACTCTGTACCCGTGCCATAGCAACAGCCATGAGGCGTCCGCGCGGTCCGGTACATTTGAATGTACCGCTGCGTCAGCCGCTGCTTCCCGCCAGGGGATCACTGAAGGATTTTCAGGCGGAAGACAGAACCGTACACGTGAGTCCCGGAGAACCCGTACTGCCGGAGCATGAGCTTAACGATTACGTACAGCTGATCGGGCGTGCAAAACGTGGGGTTATCATCTGCGGCGAGGTGGAGTCGACGGGGTTCAGAAAGGCCATTTCTTCGTTCTCCGAAAGACTGGGCTTTCCGATTCTTGCGGATCCGCTTTCTCAACTGCGCTGCGGGGCGCCTCTTGTGCGGCACGTTGTGGACTGCTACGATACTTTTTTACGTGATGAAAAGGCAGCATCTGCCCTCTGTCCGGATCTGATCATTCGGTTCGGAGCCGTACCTGTTTCAAAGGGGCTGAAACTTTGGCTGAAACGACAGGAAGCAGCCTGTCTGGTGATCGACAGCGGGCAGCGCTGGCGTGATCCCGATCAACTTGCTACTCATATGATTTATTGCGATGAAACATGGTTCTGCAGTGCACTCAGTAATCGCCTTGACGGAAAAGAAGATACAAACTGGCTGAAGCACTGGGAAGCGATAAATGAGACTGCGAAATTCGTTAACTCGGAATATATGCAGGATGATTCACTGACTGAGATGAATGTATTTGCCAGACTACTTAACAGGCTGGTTCCATCGGGGGCCTCTCTTTTTTCCGGAAACAGTATGCCCATTCGTGAGCTCGATACATTCCTGTTTACGAGTGATCGCGATGTCCGGTTATTTGCCAACCGCGGGGCAAACGGGATTGACGGCGTTGTGTCTACAGCTGTCGGTGTCAGCCTGGTCTTGAAGCGCACCGTACTTTTGATCGGTGATTTGAGCTTTTTTCATGATATGAACGGTCTTCTTGCAGCGAAACAGAACAAAGCCGACCTGACGATTATTCTGATCAATAATGATGGAGGCGGAATCTTTTCATTTCTTCCGCAGGCGACACGTCCGGAGTACTTTGAACGCCTGTTCGGTACGCCGCATGGAATGGACTTTGCCCATGCCGCCCATCTTTATGGTGCGCATTATAAAAAAGCCTCGGATATGCCGACTTTTGAAAAGGCTTTTGCTGATTCGATGACACGTAAGGGTGTAACGATTATCGAGGTACCGGCAGACCGCTCTGAAAACGTCCGTGATCATCAGCGGATGCATGCACGTGTACATGATCGTCTTGCTCAATTAAGGTGGGATTAA
- the menH gene encoding 2-succinyl-6-hydroxy-2,4-cyclohexadiene-1-carboxylate synthase, translating to MKWIIRDVVYHIEDTGKGSPVVLLHGFTGSLHAWDFLIPRLSDHFRLIRVDIIGHGTTEAPDQPARYAMDEVSEDLDAIMNHLKISQAVVLGYSMGGRLALSFAARHPERVHALILESASPGLRTEQERVSRRAHDNRLAAALEQQGIRRFVDQWEIIPLFRSQENLPDEVRKKVRRRRLANREKGLANSLRGMGTGQQPSWWDDLPHAEMPVLLITGRLDEKFCRIARKMDQLLPHSEWIPVTGAGHNVHLEKRCAYIDIVRHFLIWTEEGSERQ from the coding sequence GTGAAATGGATCATTCGAGATGTTGTTTATCATATTGAAGATACCGGGAAGGGTTCACCTGTTGTTCTCCTCCATGGTTTTACGGGAAGTCTTCATGCCTGGGACTTTCTTATCCCCCGCTTATCAGACCACTTTCGCTTGATACGGGTTGATATTATCGGACATGGTACGACAGAAGCGCCGGATCAGCCTGCCAGGTATGCCATGGATGAGGTCTCAGAAGATCTTGATGCAATCATGAATCACCTGAAGATCAGCCAGGCTGTTGTGCTGGGATACTCCATGGGTGGAAGGCTTGCCCTCAGTTTTGCGGCACGTCATCCGGAACGCGTTCATGCACTGATTCTTGAAAGTGCGTCTCCCGGGCTGCGTACGGAGCAGGAAAGGGTGAGCAGGAGGGCACATGATAACCGGCTGGCAGCTGCACTGGAGCAACAAGGGATTCGCCGGTTTGTTGATCAATGGGAGATCATCCCGCTTTTCAGGAGCCAGGAAAATTTGCCTGATGAGGTCAGGAAAAAAGTCAGGCGCAGACGTCTGGCTAACCGGGAAAAAGGACTGGCGAACAGCCTGAGAGGGATGGGAACCGGCCAACAGCCATCCTGGTGGGACGACCTGCCCCATGCAGAGATGCCTGTACTTCTGATCACGGGACGTCTGGATGAAAAATTCTGCAGGATAGCCCGCAAAATGGACCAGCTCCTGCCCCATTCTGAATGGATTCCTGTGACAGGAGCCGGGCATAATGTGCATCTGGAAAAGCGTTGTGCCTACATCGATATCGTCCGGCATTTTCTGATTTGGACAGAAGAGGGCAGTGAGAGGCAATAA
- the menC gene encoding o-succinylbenzoate synthase encodes MNLSSVTLHLIESPLNTPFITHLEKVGKRQAIIIEIRDSDGAVGWGEADPFTSPWYTEETITTCWHALKDFLIPLILKHRLTTPIEAERLSKRVRGNQMARSGLSQALWDLYAREKEVSISHLFGATRKRVEAGAVIAEADPSRAARQIERLSAAGYKRYKIKISRENDLQMLVALRHHFPKAELMADANSAYSLKDLDHLKKMDEFHLQMIEQPFAWRDLVDHARLQQEIKTPICLDESIDSFAACRAALALNSCRVVNIKMARVGGWSEAVKIHDLCRQHGVPVWCGGMIEFGIGRAHSVALASLPGFTLPGDLFSSSRYWKQDIIEPEIQVKNGYISVSDKPGTGVDMNDEVLRKLTLKQLIIKKDAI; translated from the coding sequence ATGAATCTGTCAAGCGTGACATTGCATTTAATCGAGTCGCCATTGAACACGCCGTTTATCACCCATCTCGAGAAGGTTGGCAAACGACAGGCCATTATCATTGAAATCCGTGATTCTGACGGGGCAGTCGGATGGGGTGAAGCTGATCCGTTTACCAGTCCCTGGTATACAGAAGAAACAATAACCACGTGCTGGCACGCGCTGAAGGATTTTCTGATTCCGCTTATTCTAAAGCATAGACTAACAACGCCAATAGAGGCGGAAAGACTCTCAAAGCGAGTCCGTGGTAATCAGATGGCAAGGTCCGGACTGAGCCAGGCACTGTGGGATCTTTATGCCAGGGAAAAAGAGGTTTCGATCAGTCACTTGTTTGGTGCGACGCGAAAAAGGGTAGAAGCCGGAGCGGTAATCGCTGAGGCAGATCCATCTAGAGCCGCCCGACAGATTGAGCGCCTTTCCGCAGCGGGTTATAAACGCTACAAAATAAAAATCTCTCGTGAAAATGATCTGCAGATGCTTGTTGCTCTGCGACACCATTTTCCAAAGGCTGAACTGATGGCAGACGCTAACTCTGCCTATTCCCTGAAAGATCTTGATCATCTGAAAAAAATGGATGAATTCCATCTGCAAATGATTGAGCAGCCTTTCGCCTGGCGCGATCTGGTAGATCATGCCAGGCTGCAGCAAGAAATAAAAACCCCGATTTGTCTGGATGAAAGTATTGACAGTTTCGCTGCCTGCAGGGCGGCCCTTGCCCTGAACAGTTGCCGGGTCGTCAATATTAAAATGGCCCGTGTCGGCGGCTGGTCGGAAGCCGTAAAGATCCATGACCTGTGCAGGCAGCATGGCGTTCCGGTCTGGTGCGGCGGGATGATTGAATTTGGAATAGGAAGGGCTCACAGCGTGGCGCTCGCTTCGCTTCCAGGTTTTACGCTGCCGGGGGATCTTTTTTCCTCATCACGATACTGGAAACAGGATATCATTGAACCAGAAATACAGGTGAAAAACGGTTATATATCTGTTTCAGACAAACCAGGGACAGGGGTAGATATGAACGATGAAGTGCTGCGTAAACTGACGCTGAAACAGTTGATCATAAAGAAGGATGCAATCTGA
- a CDS encoding DUF255 domain-containing protein: MPHQHKYTNELIHSKSPYLLQHAHNPVNWMEWSHRAFRKAKKENKPILVSIGYS; this comes from the coding sequence ATGCCACATCAGCACAAATACACTAATGAACTAATCCATTCAAAGTCACCATATTTACTTCAACATGCGCATAATCCAGTCAATTGGATGGAGTGGTCACATAGGGCATTTAGAAAAGCAAAAAAGGAAAATAAGCCAATATTGGTCAGTATAGGCTATTCGTAG
- a CDS encoding thioredoxin domain-containing protein → MAAESFEDEETADLLNNNYISVKVDREERPDIDAVYMKVCQALTGQGGWPLNVFLTPDQKPFYAGTYFPKKSAYGRPGFKDVLLSLKEQYNRNHEKMAEMGTEIVTALSQRTKSQSTLQEETIHQAFQNLSQSFDKVCGGFGRAPKFPAPHQLMFLLRYAKWTGNSHATEMVKKTLDGMAEGGIHDHIGGGFARYSTDEQWLIPHFEKMLYDQAMLALAYTEAYQVTKDEAYKQTIEDIFSYCERELLSTEGGFFCAEDADSEGEEGKYYLWSKTEILSLLGKQEGEAFCEAYRITSAGNFAGRNIPNRIGVNRTRTGQNPDVLSEQFKHAKEILLKARNQRVHPGKDDKMLTSWNALMIVALAYAGKTLHKKHYVNMAETVYRFIKIKLMNEGKLFARFREGEAKFSAYLDDYAFLALSCEALYEATFHAGYLSDMKELADQMIRLFFDHAGRAFRMASTEAEQLVLQPEEAVDSAIPSGNSAAVWVLLKLAERTGSDHYEKLAQQVFTSFSDEISTYPAGYTSMLSALIYQVSGPKELIVLQGNKGEDTRKALDRLFESFLPELTVFSGDLQQLTDFNHNLDIYSTISDRTTYFYCEQFACHLPVTKLSDLLAQLHV, encoded by the coding sequence ATGGCAGCTGAATCCTTTGAAGATGAGGAAACTGCCGATCTTTTGAACAATAATTATATCTCAGTCAAAGTTGATCGGGAAGAGAGACCGGATATTGATGCAGTTTATATGAAAGTGTGCCAGGCATTGACTGGTCAGGGAGGCTGGCCGCTGAATGTTTTTCTGACGCCTGATCAAAAACCGTTTTACGCCGGTACCTATTTCCCGAAGAAGAGCGCTTATGGTCGCCCGGGCTTTAAAGATGTGTTACTCTCACTCAAAGAACAATACAACAGGAATCATGAGAAAATGGCAGAAATGGGTACGGAAATTGTCACTGCTCTGTCTCAGAGAACAAAAAGTCAGTCCACGTTGCAGGAAGAGACAATTCATCAGGCCTTTCAAAACCTGTCACAAAGCTTCGACAAGGTCTGTGGCGGATTCGGGAGAGCACCAAAATTTCCTGCACCACATCAGCTGATGTTTCTATTACGCTATGCGAAATGGACGGGGAACAGTCATGCAACAGAGATGGTGAAGAAGACGCTTGACGGGATGGCTGAGGGCGGAATTCATGATCATATAGGTGGGGGCTTTGCCCGTTATTCAACGGATGAACAATGGTTGATTCCACATTTCGAGAAAATGCTTTATGATCAGGCGATGCTGGCCCTTGCCTATACAGAAGCTTATCAGGTCACGAAGGACGAGGCTTATAAACAAACCATTGAAGATATTTTTTCATATTGTGAACGCGAGCTGCTTAGCACTGAAGGTGGGTTTTTCTGCGCTGAAGATGCAGATTCTGAAGGAGAGGAAGGAAAATACTATCTCTGGAGTAAGACAGAAATTCTTTCACTCCTTGGGAAACAGGAGGGGGAGGCATTCTGTGAGGCATACCGAATCACATCGGCAGGTAATTTTGCGGGCAGAAATATTCCGAACAGGATCGGGGTTAATCGGACACGAACAGGTCAAAATCCGGATGTGTTGTCAGAGCAATTTAAGCATGCAAAGGAAATTTTGCTGAAAGCGAGGAACCAGCGGGTTCATCCAGGTAAGGATGATAAAATGCTGACTTCATGGAATGCATTGATGATCGTGGCCCTGGCATATGCCGGAAAGACATTACATAAAAAACATTATGTCAACATGGCGGAAACCGTGTACCGTTTTATCAAAATAAAACTGATGAACGAAGGTAAACTCTTTGCCAGATTTCGCGAGGGCGAAGCCAAATTTTCTGCCTATCTGGATGATTATGCTTTTTTAGCTCTTTCGTGTGAGGCACTATATGAAGCTACTTTCCATGCCGGTTACTTGTCTGACATGAAAGAGCTCGCAGATCAGATGATCCGTCTGTTTTTTGATCACGCGGGGAGAGCTTTCAGGATGGCTTCAACCGAAGCTGAACAGCTGGTGCTTCAGCCGGAGGAAGCCGTAGACAGTGCCATTCCTTCAGGGAACAGTGCAGCCGTATGGGTGCTGCTCAAACTTGCAGAACGTACGGGGTCAGATCATTATGAAAAGTTAGCACAACAGGTTTTTACCTCGTTCTCAGACGAAATATCCACTTACCCGGCCGGTTATACGTCTATGCTGTCTGCTTTGATCTATCAGGTGTCAGGTCCGAAAGAACTGATTGTCCTGCAGGGGAACAAAGGTGAAGACACCAGAAAGGCATTGGACCGTCTTTTCGAATCCTTTCTTCCCGAATTGACTGTATTTTCAGGGGATCTTCAGCAGCTCACTGACTTTAATCATAATCTGGATATTTATTCAACCATAAGCGACAGGACGACTTATTTCTACTGTGAACAGTTTGCCTGCCATTTGCCGGTCACCAAATTGAGCGACCTGCTCGCTCAGTTACATGTATGA
- a CDS encoding HAD family hydrolase, whose translation MEFKTVLFDFDGTLANTLPLTIYGMQEVFRKYDGRTVGDDGIVAMFGPPEEGMIRNNFQHQENVHDAIDLYYRIYEKEHDRLAGENPNIVRLLHELHRQDIQTGVITGKSRRTFQISEKALGFKGLFQSVVTGDDVDIPKPDPTGVRKTLEKFDANPESSIYIGDSNTDIMAGKSAGIHTAAVQWLPVSQSHEFPAGPDFIWKKVDDFLNLLDKNRSKA comes from the coding sequence ATGGAATTTAAAACAGTACTGTTTGATTTTGATGGGACACTGGCAAATACACTGCCTTTGACCATTTATGGCATGCAGGAAGTTTTCAGAAAATATGACGGGCGGACCGTTGGTGATGACGGAATCGTCGCGATGTTCGGACCACCGGAAGAAGGAATGATCCGAAATAATTTTCAGCATCAGGAAAATGTGCATGACGCAATTGATTTGTACTACCGGATATATGAAAAAGAACATGACCGCCTCGCAGGCGAAAATCCGAATATTGTTCGGCTCCTTCATGAATTACACAGGCAGGACATTCAGACAGGCGTCATTACCGGTAAAAGCAGGCGTACCTTTCAGATTTCCGAAAAAGCACTCGGATTTAAGGGCTTGTTTCAGAGTGTTGTCACAGGTGATGATGTTGACATTCCGAAGCCGGATCCGACCGGGGTCAGAAAGACATTGGAAAAATTTGATGCAAATCCTGAGTCTTCAATATATATTGGTGACAGTAATACGGATATAATGGCCGGTAAGTCGGCCGGAATCCATACAGCGGCAGTACAATGGCTGCCGGTATCCCAGTCGCATGAGTTTCCTGCCGGTCCGGATTTTATCTGGAAGAAAGTTGATGACTTTTTAAACCTTCTGGATAAGAATCGGTCAAAAGCCTGA
- a CDS encoding Sir2 family NAD-dependent protein deacetylase, whose translation MKSINQLLEKDRNIVVLTGAGVSVPSGIPPFRGPDGLYQNNDVERFLTMNYYLHQPEKFWNFYWNLFDADLLLTSNPNNVHRWIQKLEDKHNVTVITQNIDGLHVRAGSSHVIEIHGSFTQTVCPSCGTVYATGNIRNQKVPHCSARNEKGGTCGHILKPDIVLFGEAVYGFNEAEAALNHADRLLILGTSLGVAPANMIPYYAKKKGVPTLLVNDRPAIQMDCVDRYIQADFRHFDPDQPTV comes from the coding sequence ATGAAATCTATAAATCAACTTCTTGAAAAAGACAGGAATATTGTGGTTCTGACCGGTGCCGGTGTCAGCGTGCCTTCAGGGATTCCCCCCTTCCGTGGACCTGACGGACTTTATCAGAATAACGATGTTGAGCGTTTTCTTACCATGAACTATTACCTGCATCAGCCTGAAAAATTCTGGAATTTCTACTGGAACCTTTTCGATGCCGATCTTTTGCTGACGTCGAACCCGAATAATGTGCACAGATGGATTCAAAAGCTCGAGGATAAACACAACGTTACAGTCATTACACAGAATATTGACGGCCTTCATGTCAGGGCAGGAAGCAGTCATGTTATAGAAATCCATGGCTCATTCACACAGACCGTCTGCCCGTCCTGCGGTACGGTCTACGCAACAGGAAATATTCGCAATCAAAAAGTGCCACATTGCTCCGCCCGGAATGAAAAGGGTGGAACCTGCGGACACATTCTGAAACCGGATATCGTGTTGTTTGGTGAAGCTGTCTACGGTTTTAACGAGGCTGAAGCTGCGTTGAATCATGCAGACCGACTGCTTATTCTCGGTACTTCACTCGGCGTCGCTCCCGCTAACATGATCCCTTACTATGCGAAAAAGAAGGGCGTACCCACCCTGCTCGTCAATGATCGTCCGGCGATTCAAATGGACTGTGTTGACCGTTATATACAAGCTGACTTCAGACATTTTGACCCGGATCAACCGACAGTATGA
- a CDS encoding ribonuclease H-like domain-containing protein gives MSLKQKLQLYKEQLRQAQHIPEKPEKKAASVHEASDSAEGEAEVFRAAKDLNADVRYLDQEFTLVHTERLSLDTQLGPWKPRDLFQSVSSWQSGPGIHPLSAKGLKAEDLLFFDTETTGLASGTGQMIFLIGLARVTEEEVILKQYFLPGPGHEAAFYYAFLSDCRSLKNLVTFNGKAFDWPRVKTRHRFVRDQVPRLPAFGHFDLLHASRRLWKSKLDTVRLQTIEREVLSMGRAQDVPGKMAPFLYFQFLKHPDASLIAGIMEHNREDVLTLISLYIHLSGKVLGMISSSTDEQYQEARWFEQLGERVRAIHLFRPLIHLQTQTGERAKVHLARLYKKEGRYAQALQLLTSAIHQGMDPDDSVYIDAAKLMEHQFKDYHGALDYTQQAIRLLKSKIASGSVRGAEQKMDNYLRRINRLDEKVLREMVR, from the coding sequence TTGTCATTAAAGCAAAAACTGCAGCTCTATAAGGAACAGCTCAGACAAGCGCAGCATATTCCGGAGAAGCCGGAGAAAAAGGCTGCTTCTGTCCATGAGGCTTCTGACTCCGCTGAAGGGGAAGCGGAAGTTTTTCGTGCAGCGAAAGATCTGAATGCCGATGTGCGTTATCTGGACCAGGAATTTACGCTGGTTCACACAGAACGGCTCAGTCTGGATACGCAACTGGGGCCCTGGAAGCCCCGGGACCTCTTCCAGTCTGTTTCCTCCTGGCAATCCGGACCAGGTATTCATCCGCTTTCAGCTAAAGGTCTTAAGGCTGAAGATCTGCTCTTCTTTGATACCGAAACAACGGGGCTTGCTTCGGGTACCGGTCAAATGATTTTTCTGATCGGACTCGCCCGGGTAACTGAGGAAGAAGTGATTCTGAAGCAGTACTTTCTCCCAGGGCCGGGACATGAAGCCGCGTTTTATTATGCGTTTTTGAGTGACTGCCGTTCACTGAAAAATCTGGTTACGTTTAATGGTAAAGCCTTTGACTGGCCCAGGGTCAAAACGAGGCATCGCTTCGTCCGGGATCAGGTTCCACGCCTCCCCGCCTTCGGGCATTTCGACCTTCTTCACGCATCCCGCCGTCTGTGGAAGAGTAAGCTTGATACGGTCCGGCTTCAGACGATTGAGCGAGAAGTTCTGTCTATGGGCAGAGCCCAGGATGTGCCCGGGAAGATGGCGCCCTTTCTGTACTTTCAGTTTCTCAAACATCCTGACGCTTCGCTCATCGCAGGTATTATGGAACATAACAGAGAAGATGTTTTGACACTTATTTCGCTTTATATCCATCTTTCCGGGAAAGTTCTCGGCATGATTTCTTCCAGTACGGATGAACAGTATCAGGAAGCGCGCTGGTTTGAACAGCTGGGTGAACGTGTTCGGGCGATCCATCTTTTCCGCCCGCTCATTCATTTACAGACACAGACAGGCGAAAGGGCGAAGGTGCACCTTGCACGGCTCTACAAAAAAGAAGGGCGCTATGCTCAGGCCCTGCAATTATTGACGTCTGCTATTCATCAGGGCATGGATCCGGATGACTCCGTCTATATTGATGCAGCCAAGCTGATGGAACACCAGTTTAAGGATTACCATGGAGCACTTGATTATACACAGCAGGCTATTCGTCTTCTGAAAAGTAAAATAGCCTCAGGTTCAGTTCGCGGGGCTGAACAAAAAATGGATAACTATCTTCGCCGGATCAATCGACTGGACGAAAAAGTTTTACGGGAAATGGTTCGGTAA